The sequence below is a genomic window from Acidobacteriota bacterium.
CAGCGCCCATCATCACGAGGCCTACGTGCGCTCAGCGGTGGATGCCGGAGCCCATGGCTATCTGCTCAAGGACGAGCCGGCGGCGACCATCGTGGAGGCGGTGCGGGGAGCCGCCGCCGGTCGCCGGGGATGGCTCAGCCGGGCGGTGGCGGCGGAGCTACAGCAGGCCTGGCACGATCCTCTGACCCCCAAGGAAACGGAAGTCGTGCGACTCCTGGCCCAGGGCCAGGGTGCAGCGGAGGTTGCGGAGGAGCTGGGGATCTCGGTGCGGACGGTGCGCAACCACTTGGGAAACGTCTACTCCAAACTCGATCTCCACAGCCAGCCGGAGGTGGTGGCGTGGGCGTGGCGCAGCGGGTTGGCGGGGTTGGAGTAGGAGAAACGGGGAGAAAGAGCCGGACGGCCCGCGCTGCAACGATCAGCGGCGGGCCGTCCGTAGATTCGAGACGCAAAGAGAGGTGTTAGCCGCAGCAGCCGTTCCACAGGCAGGTCGGGTACTGATACGGGCAGCCGATGTACTCACAGCGGATGGGGTGGCAAACCGGCTCCGCCTGGGGAGCGGCGAAGAGCGGCTCCATGTTCAGGGCCTCGAGGAGCTCGGCATCGGCGGTAGCCGCCGGAGCTTCGGTGACCTCAACCTGCGTGACCTCGACCTGCTGGTCCTGAGCCGGCTGGGCGTCGTCGGCGAAGGCGCCCGGGGCGACGGTGAAGAGCAAGGCGATGGCGAAGAGCAGAGCAAGAGTGGTTTTCATGATCAAAAATCCTCGTAGAAGGAACGTTCAAGATATGGGTGCCCAAGTCCCTATCAGCCTTGGGATTCATCGCCCCTGGGCCAACGGAGACGGGAGCAGCCTCAAGAGAGAACAGGCCCGAATTCGTTTGGATCCATCGAAGTATCGGTGCATTTCGAGTATTGGTCATGTCTTCATGGGCACCAAGAGTCATTCGCCACGGGCCGGCATGGGGCAAACGACTCAGGTGCCGGGGGCGGTTCTTGCGGTAGCTTGCTGAGAGTGAAGTTGCGAAGACAGGTCGTGGTGGGCTGCTTGGGGCTGGTTATGCTGCTCTGGGGCCTCGGCTTCTGCGGTTCCGGTGGGGTTGTCCGGGCTCAGGAGCTCTCCACCAGCGCCTACCGAGTCCCTCCGGAAGCTCTGGAGTGTCTCGCCCTGGAGTCGCGGCCCGAGGCCCTGGAGGCGGACCCGAGCCGCCGATGGCTTCTGGTGGCGGAGGCAGCAGATCTCGTCCCCGTGGCTCAGCTGGCCTGGCCCGAGGAGCGCCTCCGCGCTCTGCGCTTCTATCCCGCGGCGGCGGCACGGGTGCTGGCCAGCGACTACGCGGTCTTCGGCTTCTGCCCCGTGCAACAACCAACGAAGGGAATGAGCTGGCCCACAGGCGGGGCAGACGACTCTCGCTGCCGCTGGCTGCAGCCGCCGGCGGACGGAGCGCGGCTGCGGGATCCGGTCTTTTCGCCGTCGGGGGACGCTCTGGCCTTCAGCGCGCTGCGGGAACACGGTCTGGAGCTGCACTTGCTGGAAGTCCCCGCTGGCAATCCCCGGAGGCTGGGGACGGTCCGGCTGAACGACCTCTTCGGGCCTGCGTGCTCCTTCTGGCCCGACGGCGGGAGCCTGCTGTGTCGGGTGGCTCCGCCCCGGCCCGCAGCTCCGACCGCCGACATCACACCGCCGCCGGCACCCGAGATCCGAGACGCCACCAACTTCGGCGGTGGAGCTCCGGCTTCGGCGCCTAGAGGCGTTGCTCCCCACCTCCTGGCAGCCCTCGACTCCGAGGTGGTGAGGATCCATCGCGATGGAAGCGTCGAAGAGCTGGCCCCTGCCGGCCCCTGGCGTAGCGCTCGGGTGTCTCCGGACGGGCGCTGGGTGCTCTTGGAGCGGTTGGGAGTCTCCAACGATCGATTTCTGCTACGCCCTCTAGTCCAGGCGCGGGGCGGGGAAGAAGCACCCTCCTTCCTCCAGCCTCTGACCCGGAGGCCGGGACCGGTGCGGCAGGTGGGCTGGCGAGCCGATGCCGCCGCAACCCTCAGCTGGATCGAGACGGCATCGCCGGGGGCAGTACCCCAAGCGAAGACACCCGCAGCGGAAACACTCTGGCTGTGGGGCGCCCCGTGGGGTTCGGGCGAGGGCGGAGCACCGACGCCCGTCTTCAGCACCCGAAAGCGTTTGCACCGAGTGCTGTGGGGCGGCGCTGGGGCCTTGGCGGAGCCGGGAAACACGAGTTCCGGAGCGGTGGTGGAGGTCTTGGAGCCCCGGGGACGGCAGGGAGAACGTTGGTTCGTCGCCTTGCCATCGGCGGCCCGGACCGAGGCTTCGACCCCACGGGAACCGGTTTCTTTGGGCGGCTGGAGCCTCGTCCGGCCCTCGGAGGATCCCGCGTCTCCTCTGACTCGTGATGGACTTTCGGGGGACCCTCTGATGGGGTTGATTCTGGAGCGCGCGGCGGACGGCCGGCTGTGGGTGCACGGGCGCGAGGCGGAGGCAAACGGCGTCTCCCGGCCGGTTCTAAAGCTGCAGAATCCCGCCACTGGCGAGCTGGAGGTGGTTTGGCGCAGCCCCGCCGATCGTTTTGAACGGCCGGTGGCGATGGTGCAGCCCAGCGGCGAGGCTCCCGGCTTGCTGGCGCTACGGGAGTCGGCGGGAGAGCCGGGGAATCTCATCCTCCATCGCCTCGAGGGCGGCGAGAGCGCGGTGCCCATCACCGGCTGGCGGCATCCGACCCCGGAGCTGGCAGCGGTGGAGCAGCGGCGGCTGAGCTACCTTCGGGACGACGGTCTGGCGCTGAGCGCCCGCCTCTACCTGCCACCGGTGGAGACGCGGGATGGGGAGGCGCCGCCGCTGATCTTCTGGGCCTATCCCCAGGATCTGGAGGGCGCAGACGTCTCCGCAGTGGAACACCAGCCGGCGGTGCGCTCGCTACGCCTCGATCCTCTGTCGCCGCTGCTCTGGCTGAGCCGTGGCTATGCGGTGCTGGAAGCGGAGATGCCCATCGTCGGGGGAGCCTTCGGAGAGCCGGGATCGGCTCCC
It includes:
- a CDS encoding prolyl oligopeptidase family serine peptidase, which gives rise to MRRQVVVGCLGLVMLLWGLGFCGSGGVVRAQELSTSAYRVPPEALECLALESRPEALEADPSRRWLLVAEAADLVPVAQLAWPEERLRALRFYPAAAARVLASDYAVFGFCPVQQPTKGMSWPTGGADDSRCRWLQPPADGARLRDPVFSPSGDALAFSALREHGLELHLLEVPAGNPRRLGTVRLNDLFGPACSFWPDGGSLLCRVAPPRPAAPTADITPPPAPEIRDATNFGGGAPASAPRGVAPHLLAALDSEVVRIHRDGSVEELAPAGPWRSARVSPDGRWVLLERLGVSNDRFLLRPLVQARGGEEAPSFLQPLTRRPGPVRQVGWRADAAATLSWIETASPGAVPQAKTPAAETLWLWGAPWGSGEGGAPTPVFSTRKRLHRVLWGGAGALAEPGNTSSGAVVEVLEPRGRQGERWFVALPSAARTEASTPREPVSLGGWSLVRPSEDPASPLTRDGLSGDPLMGLILERAADGRLWVHGREAEANGVSRPVLKLQNPATGELEVVWRSPADRFERPVAMVQPSGEAPGLLALRESAGEPGNLILHRLEGGESAVPITGWRHPTPELAAVEQRRLSYLRDDGLALSARLYLPPVETRDGEAPPLIFWAYPQDLEGADVSAVEHQPAVRSLRLDPLSPLLWLSRGYAVLEAEMPIVGGAFGEPGSAPSDSWRRQLVADAAAALDAAAATGAVDVQRAAVVGHSYGAHMAAALLAHSDLFRAGVALSGAYNRTLTPFGFQDEERSLWQAPEVYRKMSPLLDADSIEEPLLLIHGQQDAHDATRPEQSEALYEALRFLGRPARLVLLPHEGHRPRGRESVLHLLWEMDRWLEEHLARR
- a CDS encoding response regulator transcription factor produces the protein SAHHHEAYVRSAVDAGAHGYLLKDEPAATIVEAVRGAAAGRRGWLSRAVAAELQQAWHDPLTPKETEVVRLLAQGQGAAEVAEELGISVRTVRNHLGNVYSKLDLHSQPEVVAWAWRSGLAGLE